A single region of the Salvelinus sp. IW2-2015 linkage group LG20, ASM291031v2, whole genome shotgun sequence genome encodes:
- the mslna gene encoding mesothelin-like protein, with translation MWNNIKGESPQDFDNYPSDMLLYYSYTNIQQTXCRSYFXETGRADFSVLSSTLDGXKVDLLNNAKXCLNIKGTQLSRDNLEVLGNMACTLDENYIQSSDSYILEKLKNCNDFSDQQITAMETVICSGNTTYGNPSTWTEKTLEQLDILPLYLTENFWKHISTRNKSTFLKKFMKRLRTNKTMKRKLKKLFKECTKSLRSKRSTVNACPDSLGNITQVTISNDAFPFGYDTTTFNHCLSAQVVMDNLASLTEKVDDDDMQKVLLEKLHQAYPXGLSDQQVQVLXSVSRVASMEQINKWNITTVDTLAALMDNGNGEWDSAKAKVIFTKFLSAGNSLGASELNSIGGPNLCALDLSVLQGIRNDSLRDADALEITNCSSAHKKAFFAVAEIAFPINFFKTRATADQLTSYQLIQTYLGGANITYIRSLSRVNISMDINTFIGLDSAVVQALSVSEVSGLLGSNLNDLKTFENNTVVHNWVSKQFQSELDKLGIGLIGGRVDSNTTPMITNTAIPITNTTSGQSRGTYPAPLLFLLGLLFIAVQM, from the exons ATGTGGAACAACATCAAAGGTGAAAGTCCTCAAGATTTTGACAACTATCCATCAGATATGTTGCTGTATTACAG CTACACCAACATACAACAGACCYACTGCAGATCCTACTTCARTGAAACAGGAAGAGCAGACTTCTCCGTCCTGTCCAGCACYTTGGATGGAWGAAAGGTTGATCTACTGAACAATGCCAAAAKGTGCCTG AACATCAAAGGGACACAGCTCAGTCGAGATAATCTCGAGGTCCTGGGCAACATGGCATGTACTCTGGATGAGAACTACATTCAGAGCTCTGACTCTTACATCCTGGAGAAACTAAAGAACTGCAATGACTTCTCAGATCAGCAGATTACAGCTATGGAGACTGTTATCTGCAGTGGCAACACCACATATGG AAACCCAAGCACATGGACTGAAAAAACTCTAGAGCAGCTTGACATTCTTCCACTGTACTTAACAGAGAACTTCTGGAAACACATCAGCACG CGGAATAAAAGTACGTTCCTGAAGAAATTCATGAAAAGACTACGTACAAACAAGACAATGAAGAGGAAACTGAAGAAGCTGTTCAAAGAATGCACCAAGTCTTTGAGATCCAAACGAAGCACTG TAAATGCATGTCCAGACTCCCTTGGCAACATTACTCAAGTGACCATAAGCAATGACGCGTTCCCCTTTGGGTATGACACCACCACGTTCAACCACTGTCTGAGCGCCCAAGTAGTAATGGACAATCTGGCCAGCCTGACTGAGAAGGTAGATGATGATGACATGCAAAAGGTCCTTTTGGAGAAGCTACACCAG GCGTACCCCAAKGGTCTCTCAGACCAGCAGGTTCAGGTGCTTSGGTCGGTGTCTCGCGTGGCTTCCATGGAGCAGATTAACAAGTGGAACATCACTACAGTGGACACACTAGCAGCACTGATGGACAATGGCAATGGAGAATGGGACTCCGCCAAA GCCAAAGTTATTTTCACCAAGTTCTTAAGTGCTGGCAATTCGCTGGGTGCCTCTGAACTGAATTCAATTGGAGGGCCTAACCTGTGCGCACTGGACCTCAGTGTGTTGCAAGGCATCAGAAATGACAGTCTCCG AGATGCAGATGCTCTGGAAATCACTAACTGTTCCTCAGCACATAAGAAGGCCTTCTTTGCAGTAGCTGAGATCGCCTTTCCTATCAACTTCTTCAAAACCCGCGCCACTGCAGATCAGCTAACATCCTACCAGCTCATTCAGACATACCTGG GAGGTGCCAATATCACCTACATACGGAGTCTGTCTAGGGTCAATATTAGCATGGACATCAACACTTTTATTGGTTTGGATTCAGCTGTCGTCCAG GCTCTTAGTGTGAGTGAAGTGTCTGGACTCCTCGGCTCCAACCTAAATGACCTGAAAACCTTTGAGAATAACACTGTAGTGCACAACTGGGTCTCAAAGCAGTTCCAGTCTGAGCTTGACAAGCTGGGTATCGGTCTGATCGGAGGAAGGGTGGATTCAAACACCACCCCCATGATAACAAATACTGCCATCCCCATCACCAATACAACTTCCG GCCAGAGCAGAGGCACATATCCAGCCCCTTTGCTTTTCCTGTTGGGTCTCTTGTTCATTGCAGTGCAAATGTAG
- the LOC111981435 gene encoding stannin-like — protein sequence MYITDHSPTTGVVTIVVILIAVAALGVLICGCWCYLLLQRIGQSEDEESIVGEGETKEPFLMVQYSTRGPHVEHKTKLAHNGTENHT from the coding sequence ATGTACATCACAGACCACAGCCCAACTACTGGGGTGGTGACAATCGTAGTGATCCTCATTGCTGTTGCTGCCCTCGGTGTTCTCATCTGCGGATGTTGGTGCTACCTTCTCCTGCAGCGGATTGGCCAGTCTGAAGATGAGGAGAGTATTGTAGGAGAGGGCGAGACCAAGGAGCCCTTCCTGATGGTACAGTATTCCACCAGGGGCCCTCACGTCGAGCACAAAACCAAGCTCGCCCACAACGGCACTGAGAATCACACTTAA